One genomic window of Cellulophaga sp. Hel_I_12 includes the following:
- a CDS encoding ComEC/Rec2 family competence protein, whose product MQLLKFVPIKLTLFLVAGILTGYYFNFSILFPFISVLLLIIILGFLFKIKKRTSSALFGVIALLSTFCIGLFAVSMANPKNYKTHYSNFNGNEVQAIQLKIVEVLKPNSFSARYIAETQAIGKQVASGKLLLSIAKDSTKAVLQIDEEILVYNSIKAVNSPLNPHQFNYKKYLKDLGILGQLHVKEADYIKKTNPSKTVYGLAAHIRERIIRSLKTENFGTEELAIIQALLLGQRNDISEDTYDAYKDAGAVHILAVSGLHVGILLLILQFLLQPVKSLAFGQNIKLVLVVVFLWAFAFIAGLSASVVRAVTMFSFLAYALYLNRPSNKFNILALSLFFILLIKPMYLFQVGFQMSYAAVFAILWIYPRLQRFWFPKQFLIRKIWQLMSVSIAAQLGVLPISLFYFHQFPSLFFISNVVIVPCLGIILSGGLLVIILSVLQILPDFVTYLYNEIIQTMNAIVYWVAQQESFVFKTISFDGIQLVLTYILIFLLVTYFNKPAFKKMMFFLGSIIALQTWSFIQVYTTHKKEHLMVLHQTKYTGILAQNGAALKLWTNHPKNFETIIQNYSLNERIVNFSVDSLQNNYQFKTRSLYLFDSLAIFPPKDFSYDIVVLTQSPNINLDRLIEALKPTLIIADGSNYKSDVVRWQATCAKTKLPFHYTGDKGAYDVSLSERKH is encoded by the coding sequence ATGCAGTTATTAAAATTTGTGCCAATAAAATTGACACTTTTTTTAGTGGCAGGAATTTTAACAGGATACTATTTTAACTTTTCTATTCTATTTCCCTTCATAAGCGTACTACTTTTAATAATCATTCTAGGCTTTCTATTTAAAATTAAGAAAAGAACCTCTTCCGCCCTTTTCGGAGTGATCGCTTTACTAAGCACTTTCTGTATTGGTTTGTTCGCCGTAAGTATGGCCAACCCAAAAAATTATAAAACCCATTATTCTAATTTTAACGGCAATGAAGTACAGGCTATTCAACTCAAGATCGTTGAAGTTCTGAAGCCCAATAGCTTTTCTGCCAGATATATTGCCGAAACTCAAGCCATAGGAAAACAAGTTGCTTCAGGAAAATTACTTTTAAGCATTGCAAAAGATAGTACTAAAGCAGTATTGCAAATTGATGAGGAAATCCTTGTTTATAACAGCATTAAAGCAGTTAATTCTCCCTTAAATCCACATCAATTTAATTATAAGAAATATTTAAAAGATTTAGGAATTCTAGGACAACTACACGTTAAAGAAGCTGATTATATCAAAAAAACAAATCCTTCTAAAACTGTATATGGCCTTGCAGCCCATATCAGGGAACGTATTATTAGGTCTTTAAAAACTGAAAACTTTGGCACCGAAGAATTAGCTATTATTCAAGCTTTATTGCTAGGGCAAAGAAATGATATTTCCGAAGATACCTATGATGCTTATAAAGACGCTGGTGCCGTTCATATTCTTGCTGTTTCTGGTTTGCACGTGGGTATTCTGCTACTTATTTTGCAATTTTTACTACAACCGGTAAAAAGCTTAGCCTTTGGGCAGAACATAAAATTAGTTTTGGTTGTCGTATTCCTTTGGGCCTTTGCCTTTATTGCCGGATTGTCGGCTAGTGTAGTTCGAGCTGTTACAATGTTTTCGTTCCTGGCCTATGCACTCTATTTAAACAGGCCGTCAAATAAATTTAATATTCTAGCCTTGTCGCTTTTCTTTATTTTACTTATAAAACCAATGTATCTATTTCAGGTAGGTTTTCAAATGAGTTATGCAGCCGTGTTTGCTATTTTATGGATATACCCAAGGCTTCAGCGTTTTTGGTTTCCAAAGCAATTTTTAATTCGAAAAATCTGGCAATTAATGAGTGTAAGCATCGCTGCACAATTAGGCGTTTTACCGATTAGCTTATTTTATTTCCACCAATTTCCTAGTTTATTCTTTATCTCTAATGTAGTGATTGTTCCCTGTTTGGGAATAATTTTAAGTGGTGGTCTTCTGGTTATTATTTTATCGGTACTACAAATTTTACCAGATTTCGTCACCTACTTATACAACGAAATAATACAAACAATGAATGCCATTGTATATTGGGTAGCCCAGCAAGAATCGTTTGTTTTTAAAACAATATCTTTTGACGGTATACAATTAGTTCTTACCTATATTTTGATATTTTTACTAGTTACTTACTTTAACAAACCCGCGTTTAAAAAGATGATGTTTTTTTTAGGAAGTATTATTGCACTTCAAACTTGGTCTTTTATTCAGGTATATACCACCCATAAAAAGGAGCATCTTATGGTACTACATCAAACAAAATACACAGGAATCTTAGCTCAAAATGGAGCAGCACTAAAACTTTGGACTAATCATCCTAAAAATTTTGAGACTATCATTCAGAACTATAGTTTGAACGAACGAATAGTAAACTTTTCGGTAGATTCTTTACAAAACAATTATCAGTTCAAGACCAGAAGTTTGTACCTATTCGACAGTTTGGCTATTTTTCCTCCAAAAGACTTTTCTTACGATATCGTAGTACTCACACAATCTCCAAATATTAATTTAGACCGTTTAATTGAAGCTTTAAAGCCTACCCTAATCATTGCCGACGGTAGTAATTATAAGAGTGATGTGGTACGTTGGCAAGCCACTTGTGCAAAAACAAAACTCCCTTTTCACTATACGGGTGACAAGGGAGCTTATGATGTATCCCTTTCAGAAAGGAAACATTGA
- a CDS encoding C40 family peptidase: MHRKFLYILSTFLISSCGVAKKKTTYGTTNTKKITVGGSPSSTNTTAPAEVVIANTEGPRYVLNRAEDIIDSALEFSGTRYKLGGTTSKGMDCSGLLFVAFSNHDIHLPRTSYSMAEEGKEIRLKEVTKGDLVFFKTSRKAKKINHVGLVVAIDDGEIKFIHSTTSRGVIVSSLKEGYWNSAFIKATRIL; encoded by the coding sequence ATGCATCGGAAGTTTTTATATATTTTATCTACTTTTTTGATTTCAAGCTGTGGTGTTGCCAAGAAAAAAACTACCTACGGCACAACGAATACTAAAAAAATTACAGTTGGCGGTTCTCCTTCTTCCACGAACACAACAGCTCCTGCTGAAGTTGTTATCGCTAACACTGAAGGTCCGCGCTATGTACTTAATAGAGCAGAAGACATTATAGATTCTGCCCTTGAATTCTCAGGTACTCGTTACAAATTAGGAGGCACTACGAGCAAAGGCATGGATTGCTCAGGACTTTTATTTGTTGCTTTTAGCAATCATGATATACATTTACCGCGAACCTCCTATAGCATGGCCGAAGAAGGCAAAGAAATTCGCTTAAAAGAAGTAACGAAAGGAGATTTAGTATTTTTTAAAACCAGTAGAAAAGCAAAAAAAATAAATCATGTAGGCTTAGTTGTGGCTATAGACGATGGTGAGATTAAATTTATACACTCTACAACCTCAAGAGGCGTTATTGTATCTTCATTAAAAGAAGGGTATTGGAATTCTGCCTTTATAAAAGCCACTAGAATTTTGTAA
- the lpxB gene encoding lipid-A-disaccharide synthase — translation MKYYVIAGEASGDLHGANLIKELKAVDPQASIRCWGGDLMQAAGGHLVKHYKELAFMGFLEVFTNIATIFKNISFCKEDIHEFQPDVLIFIDYSGFNLRIAKWAKKEGFKTSYYIAPQIWASREGRIEKIKSTIDNMYVTLPFEKEFYEKKHQYKVHFVGHPLIDAVENYPKIDSLSFKKEYDLSLNKPIIALLPGSRKQEVSKMLLVMLSVAQDFPDYQFVIAGAPSLDEEFYTPFLKNTNIGLIFNKTYEILQVAHAALVTSGTATLETALFKVPQVVCYKGSWISYQIAKRIITLKYISLVNLIMDRELVKELIQENLTTHNLKTELSHILDPSKRKTLLENYDLLEEKLGGSGASKNTAQLIYQQLKA, via the coding sequence ATGAAATATTACGTAATTGCAGGAGAAGCCTCAGGAGATCTTCATGGAGCCAACCTTATAAAAGAATTAAAAGCAGTGGATCCTCAAGCATCGATACGCTGCTGGGGAGGTGATTTAATGCAAGCTGCTGGTGGGCATTTAGTAAAACATTATAAAGAACTCGCTTTTATGGGTTTTTTAGAAGTGTTCACTAATATCGCTACTATTTTTAAAAATATTTCATTTTGTAAAGAAGATATTCATGAGTTTCAACCTGATGTTCTTATTTTTATTGACTATTCCGGTTTTAATCTTCGCATTGCAAAATGGGCGAAAAAGGAAGGATTTAAAACCAGCTATTATATTGCTCCACAAATCTGGGCATCAAGAGAAGGTAGAATAGAAAAAATAAAAAGTACCATCGATAACATGTATGTTACGCTGCCTTTTGAGAAAGAATTCTATGAAAAAAAACATCAGTATAAAGTGCATTTTGTTGGGCATCCTTTAATCGATGCCGTAGAAAACTATCCTAAAATAGACAGCCTAAGCTTTAAAAAAGAATATGATTTAAGCCTGAATAAACCCATTATTGCCTTACTACCCGGAAGTCGAAAGCAAGAAGTATCTAAAATGTTACTCGTGATGCTTTCTGTAGCTCAGGATTTTCCCGATTATCAGTTTGTCATTGCCGGAGCACCAAGCTTAGATGAAGAGTTTTATACCCCCTTTTTAAAAAACACAAACATTGGGTTAATCTTCAATAAAACCTATGAAATTCTACAAGTTGCGCATGCAGCCTTAGTAACGAGTGGCACCGCTACATTAGAAACTGCACTTTTTAAAGTGCCTCAAGTGGTTTGTTACAAAGGCAGTTGGATATCGTACCAAATTGCAAAGCGAATTATTACCTTGAAATATATTTCATTAGTCAATTTGATTATGGATAGAGAGCTGGTCAAAGAACTAATTCAAGAGAATTTAACTACCCATAATTTAAAAACCGAGCTAAGCCATATTTTAGATCCTTCCAAAAGAAAAACACTGTTAGAAAACTACGACTTATTAGAAGAAAAATTAGGAGGTTCCGGCGCCAGTAAAAATACAGCTCAACTTATTTATCAACAATTAAAAGCATAA
- a CDS encoding S9 family peptidase → MKKILSFFLIVIAISLSAQAQNKPVSLEEIWNGTFRTEGLDALRSLNNGTQYTVLNFDRNTRTSSIDIYDYETLNKVGTVVDSGNLPGIPNFSSYVFSADESKVLLVTEREAIFRRSSLAIYYIYDVKTKSTIKISDTKIQEPTLSPDNSKVAYVFENNLYIFTIATQKTMQVTTDGIKNKIINGVTDWVYEEEFGIVRAFDWNADGSKIAFIRFDETKVPEFSMDVYGTDLYQTQTVFKYPKAGEDNALVTLHMLDVDSGKISDVNVDNAYYIPRIKWMNDNNMLSVQTLNRHQDHLKMYAVNANDNTVSVLLEEKDKAYVDITDNLTFLKDDSFIWTSENDGYNHIYLYRQDGKLIQQITKGNWEVTNYYGYDQKQNKVYYQGTENGSINRDVYSIGTNGKNKRRLSSKEGQNRADFSADFTYFINTFSSATTPPEYTLHKALTGKKVKDILDNKALVKKLEDYQISPKEFSTISVNDNDLNMWMIKPANFDATKEYPLFMFQYSGPGSQSVSNTWMGSNDYWYQLLASEGYIIVCVDGRGTGYKGRDFKKITQKELGKFEVEDQISAAQKLSELPYIDANRTGIWGWSYGGFMSTNCILKGNDTFEMAIAVAPVTSWRFYDSIYTERYMQTPQENASGYDENSPFNYADKLKGAYLLVHGTGDDNVHVQNTMRMIEALVQANKEFDWAMYPDKNHGIYGGNTRLHLYNKMTNFIKENL, encoded by the coding sequence ATGAAAAAAATTCTATCCTTTTTCCTTATTGTAATTGCTATTAGCCTAAGTGCTCAGGCCCAGAATAAACCAGTGTCCCTCGAAGAAATATGGAATGGCACGTTTAGAACTGAAGGCTTAGATGCCTTGCGTTCACTGAATAACGGAACGCAATACACTGTTTTAAATTTTGATAGAAATACCCGAACTTCTAGTATTGATATTTATGATTATGAAACCTTAAACAAAGTAGGCACTGTGGTTGATTCTGGAAATTTACCAGGGATACCTAATTTTTCATCCTATGTGTTTAGTGCTGATGAAAGCAAGGTATTATTGGTAACTGAAAGAGAGGCTATTTTTAGAAGGTCTTCGCTTGCCATTTATTATATCTACGATGTCAAGACAAAATCAACTATAAAAATTTCGGATACTAAAATTCAAGAACCAACGCTGTCGCCAGATAACAGTAAGGTTGCTTATGTTTTCGAAAATAACCTTTATATTTTTACCATTGCTACTCAAAAAACAATGCAGGTAACCACTGATGGCATTAAAAACAAAATTATCAATGGGGTAACCGATTGGGTCTATGAAGAAGAATTTGGCATTGTGAGGGCCTTCGATTGGAATGCAGATGGCAGTAAAATTGCCTTTATACGATTTGATGAAACCAAGGTACCTGAGTTTTCTATGGATGTTTATGGCACCGATTTATACCAAACACAAACGGTTTTTAAATATCCAAAAGCCGGAGAAGATAATGCCCTAGTGACCTTGCACATGCTCGATGTTGATTCAGGTAAAATTTCTGATGTAAATGTTGACAATGCCTACTATATTCCACGGATTAAATGGATGAACGATAACAATATGCTAAGCGTTCAAACCTTAAACAGGCATCAAGATCATTTAAAAATGTATGCGGTAAACGCTAATGATAATACCGTTTCCGTGTTATTAGAGGAAAAAGATAAAGCCTATGTTGATATAACGGATAATTTAACATTCTTAAAAGATGATAGTTTTATTTGGACGAGCGAAAATGACGGCTACAATCATATTTACCTATACCGTCAAGATGGGAAGTTAATACAGCAGATTACTAAAGGTAACTGGGAAGTGACTAATTATTATGGATACGACCAAAAGCAAAATAAAGTATACTATCAAGGCACTGAAAATGGCAGCATAAATCGCGATGTGTATAGTATTGGTACCAACGGCAAAAATAAAAGGCGGTTAAGCAGCAAGGAGGGCCAAAATAGAGCCGATTTTAGTGCAGATTTCACCTATTTCATCAATACTTTTTCTAGTGCCACCACTCCACCAGAATATACCTTGCACAAGGCATTAACAGGTAAAAAAGTAAAAGACATTTTAGATAATAAGGCTTTAGTAAAAAAATTAGAAGACTATCAAATAAGTCCTAAAGAATTTTCAACCATCTCGGTAAATGATAACGACTTAAATATGTGGATGATCAAACCAGCAAATTTTGATGCCACTAAAGAATACCCCTTATTTATGTTTCAATATAGCGGACCAGGTTCACAATCGGTTTCAAATACTTGGATGGGATCAAACGATTACTGGTACCAATTACTTGCGTCGGAAGGCTATATAATAGTCTGTGTAGATGGTCGAGGAACTGGATATAAAGGGCGCGATTTTAAAAAAATAACGCAGAAAGAATTAGGGAAGTTTGAAGTTGAAGATCAAATCAGTGCTGCTCAAAAATTAAGTGAATTGCCTTATATTGACGCTAACAGAACTGGTATTTGGGGTTGGAGCTATGGTGGCTTCATGAGCACCAATTGTATTTTAAAAGGCAATGACACCTTTGAAATGGCTATTGCGGTAGCCCCAGTAACTTCATGGCGTTTTTACGACAGTATTTATACAGAACGTTATATGCAAACCCCTCAAGAAAATGCAAGTGGGTACGATGAAAATTCTCCATTTAATTATGCGGATAAGCTAAAAGGAGCCTATTTACTAGTACATGGTACTGGCGATGATAATGTGCACGTTCAAAATACCATGCGCATGATCGAAGCTTTGGTGCAAGCCAACAAAGAGTTCGATTGGGCTATGTATCCTGATAAAAATCATGGAATTTACGGGGGCAATACAAGACTTCATTTGTATAACAAAATGACCAATTTTATTAAAGAAAACCTATAA
- the surE gene encoding 5'/3'-nucleotidase SurE — translation MKKPLILVTNDDGITAPGLRALISYMKEIGDVVVVAPDSPQSGMGHAITIDSTLYSKKVVIDSEDTKTQEYSCSGTPADCVKLALQELLDRKPDLCVSGINHGSNSSINVIYSGTMSAAIEAGIEGIPAIGFSLCDYSWNADFSHAKNDIQKIVREALKNSIPSGVVLNVNIPKLNKEDLKGIKICRQARANWKEKFDKRQSPTGKDYYWLTGEFELLDKGEDTDEWALSQGYISVVPTQFDLTAHHAIQLVNNWNLN, via the coding sequence ATGAAAAAACCTTTGATTTTAGTCACTAATGATGATGGCATAACAGCACCCGGCTTAAGAGCTTTAATAAGCTATATGAAGGAAATTGGAGATGTTGTTGTTGTGGCTCCAGACAGTCCGCAATCGGGGATGGGTCATGCCATTACTATTGATAGTACGCTATATTCAAAAAAGGTAGTCATCGACTCAGAGGATACAAAAACTCAGGAATATAGTTGTAGTGGCACACCTGCTGACTGTGTAAAATTGGCTTTACAAGAATTATTAGATAGAAAACCTGACTTATGCGTAAGTGGCATTAATCATGGTTCAAACTCATCGATAAATGTAATTTATTCTGGAACTATGAGTGCAGCCATTGAAGCAGGCATTGAAGGTATTCCGGCCATTGGTTTTTCTTTATGCGATTATTCTTGGAATGCAGATTTTAGTCATGCAAAAAACGATATACAAAAGATAGTGCGAGAGGCTTTAAAAAACAGCATCCCTTCAGGAGTGGTTTTAAATGTAAATATTCCTAAATTAAATAAGGAAGATTTAAAAGGTATTAAAATTTGCAGGCAAGCTAGAGCCAATTGGAAAGAAAAATTTGACAAAAGGCAAAGTCCCACTGGAAAAGACTATTACTGGCTTACTGGCGAATTTGAACTACTCGACAAAGGAGAAGATACTGACGAATGGGCCTTGTCTCAGGGCTATATTTCAGTAGTACCCACGCAATTTGATTTAACAGCACATCATGCCATACAATTAGTAAATAACTGGAATTTAAACTAA
- a CDS encoding peptide MFS transporter — protein sequence MENTLKPMEEQELFGHPKGLFYLFFAELWERFSFYGMRALLTLYMVNVVFEALTTRDFAAAAVYASYGSLVYASTVIGGRISDKILGLRNSIFLGGILMAFGHFVLAIENNYAFFTALALIVVGNGFFKPNISTFVGSLYKDGDIRKDSGFVIFYMGINIGGFVAPLLCGWLGKTYGWHYGFGLAGIGMLLGLIAFWSGIKKNVFGDKGLPPTEMILDKKIAGVRQGIMIPVLAVLSVPIIAFLLSAYKSLGEEGSFLEGENIVNLIFYGIAAAIALFLTKILIEANVDERKKLIVAILISFFMTIFWGFHELSGSVITLFAERNVNLSFIDASQTNALNSMYIIILSIPISMLFTYLKKKKLDPRTPYKFALGLAFAGISFLILSLSGGSADADGMVPFSYLLIMYFLISVGELFMSPVGLSKITDLSPKRIVAFMMGIWFLSSAFAFQIVGFISKQLAIESDDKNIGGLDTLTVYTDGFGLIAKYAIGAAIIVLIASPFIKKLMGKVH from the coding sequence ATGGAAAATACATTGAAACCAATGGAAGAGCAAGAGCTTTTCGGGCACCCAAAAGGATTATTTTACCTCTTCTTTGCAGAATTATGGGAGCGTTTTAGTTTTTACGGAATGCGGGCCTTATTAACGCTTTACATGGTGAATGTAGTCTTTGAGGCATTAACGACAAGAGATTTTGCAGCAGCGGCGGTCTACGCATCTTATGGTTCTTTGGTATACGCTTCCACCGTTATTGGGGGTAGAATATCAGATAAGATTTTAGGATTGAGAAATTCTATATTTTTAGGTGGTATTTTAATGGCATTTGGGCACTTTGTGTTGGCCATAGAAAACAATTACGCATTCTTTACAGCCTTAGCACTAATTGTTGTGGGTAATGGTTTTTTTAAGCCTAATATTTCCACTTTTGTAGGGTCTTTATATAAAGATGGCGACATCAGAAAAGATTCTGGATTTGTGATTTTTTATATGGGAATTAATATTGGGGGCTTTGTAGCTCCTTTACTTTGTGGTTGGTTAGGGAAAACCTATGGTTGGCATTATGGTTTTGGATTAGCGGGAATAGGCATGTTATTAGGCCTTATAGCTTTTTGGAGCGGTATAAAGAAGAACGTTTTTGGCGATAAAGGGCTGCCACCAACAGAAATGATTTTAGACAAGAAAATAGCAGGAGTACGGCAAGGAATTATGATTCCGGTTTTGGCAGTATTGTCAGTTCCGATAATTGCTTTTTTATTATCAGCCTATAAGTCTTTAGGAGAAGAAGGGTCTTTTTTGGAGGGCGAAAATATTGTAAATCTTATATTTTATGGCATCGCGGCAGCTATTGCCTTATTTTTAACCAAAATTTTGATTGAAGCCAATGTGGATGAACGTAAAAAATTGATTGTGGCTATCTTGATATCCTTCTTTATGACCATATTTTGGGGTTTTCATGAACTTTCAGGTAGTGTTATTACTTTATTTGCGGAGCGAAATGTGAATTTGTCCTTTATTGATGCATCACAAACCAACGCTTTAAACTCAATGTATATCATTATTTTATCGATTCCGATTTCGATGCTTTTTACCTACTTGAAAAAGAAGAAGCTGGATCCAAGAACACCCTACAAATTTGCACTAGGTTTAGCCTTCGCGGGAATAAGCTTCCTAATACTATCTCTTAGCGGTGGTAGTGCCGATGCAGATGGGATGGTGCCATTTTCTTACTTGTTAATTATGTATTTTTTAATATCGGTTGGAGAATTGTTCATGTCTCCAGTAGGATTGTCTAAAATAACTGATTTATCGCCAAAGCGTATCGTGGCATTTATGATGGGTATTTGGTTTTTATCGTCTGCTTTTGCATTTCAAATCGTAGGGTTTATAAGTAAGCAGCTAGCGATTGAAAGTGATGATAAAAATATTGGAGGTTTGGATACACTGACGGTTTACACCGATGGTTTTGGATTAATTGCGAAGTACGCTATAGGTGCTGCAATCATCGTTTTAATAGCGTCTCCATTTATTAAAAAATTAATGGGTAAAGTTCATTAG
- a CDS encoding carboxy terminal-processing peptidase, which translates to MKNKLAYALLMMLFAVASCSFTNKSFENDDKDKLLLDLITYVLEKGHYQSKTIDDDFSVHIFEDFIDGLDPTKRYFLASDIKEFEQYKFSIDDQIKNTDITFFNTVYDKLMKRMEEAKGIYKEVLESPFDYDVKENIDIDYNKQSFVSTRKELKERWRKQLKYATLGNYDSKLTRSNTDVAVNTSANDEAFETSLESTEETNKKPLTKKEAEKEAREDTGKTLDEFFDFVADLERKDWFVQYLNTIVEEFDPHTFYFAPEEKEKFDTRMSGKFEGIGARLQKRTEGIKIVEIISGGPVWRDKQIEVGDEILKVGQKGEPPVSIVGMRLDDAIKLIKGAKGTVVDLTMRKVDGSVEVISITRDIVEIEETFAKSANIIKDNQKYGIINLPQFYVSFDDYEGERNAASDVAKEVERLKEEGAQGLILDLRDNGGGSLKTVVEMAGLFIKDGPIVQVRSKDNQREIHDDIDERIQWDGPLVILVNELSASASEILAAAMQDYKRAVVIGSKQTFGKGTVQNVIPLDRIVSSNEHGDLGAIKLTTQKFYRINGGSTQLEGVKSDVVVPDRYSYIDIGERDQQNPLGWDKIEPANYKTWDGYIDYEVTIANSSKRMANNAQIKLIEENAQWLKSQQDQTMVSLNYADYKKEEVAGKEKSKYFKKLSEYDSKLTFESLKYEESLFVKDAVLKDKRNDWYQDLAKDVYIEEAVNVLQDLKKHEIKNGKYASVKG; encoded by the coding sequence ATGAAAAACAAATTAGCCTACGCACTTTTAATGATGCTATTTGCAGTAGCATCTTGTAGTTTTACGAATAAATCTTTTGAAAACGACGATAAAGACAAGCTTTTGCTTGACCTTATTACCTATGTTTTAGAAAAGGGGCATTATCAATCCAAAACTATTGATGATGATTTTTCAGTTCATATTTTTGAAGATTTTATTGATGGATTAGATCCTACAAAACGCTATTTCTTAGCGAGTGATATCAAAGAATTTGAGCAGTATAAATTTTCTATTGATGATCAAATTAAAAACACAGACATCACTTTTTTCAATACCGTTTACGATAAATTAATGAAACGTATGGAAGAGGCTAAAGGCATTTATAAAGAAGTTTTAGAATCGCCTTTTGATTACGACGTTAAAGAAAATATTGATATTGATTACAATAAGCAATCATTTGTAAGCACTAGAAAAGAATTAAAAGAGCGCTGGAGAAAGCAATTAAAATACGCTACTTTAGGAAATTACGATTCAAAATTAACACGAAGTAATACTGATGTTGCTGTAAATACATCAGCAAATGATGAAGCGTTCGAAACTAGTTTAGAAAGCACAGAGGAGACCAACAAAAAGCCTTTAACTAAAAAAGAAGCAGAAAAGGAAGCTCGTGAAGATACGGGTAAAACTTTAGATGAATTTTTTGACTTTGTGGCAGACTTGGAGCGCAAAGATTGGTTTGTTCAGTATTTGAACACCATTGTAGAAGAATTTGACCCTCACACTTTTTATTTTGCTCCAGAGGAAAAAGAAAAGTTTGATACTAGAATGTCAGGTAAATTTGAGGGTATCGGAGCGCGATTGCAAAAACGCACCGAGGGAATTAAAATTGTTGAAATTATTTCTGGTGGTCCAGTATGGAGAGATAAGCAAATTGAAGTTGGTGATGAAATCTTAAAAGTGGGTCAAAAGGGAGAGCCTCCGGTAAGTATTGTGGGCATGCGCTTAGACGACGCTATAAAACTAATTAAGGGAGCAAAAGGAACCGTGGTTGATTTAACCATGCGAAAAGTAGATGGTAGTGTAGAAGTAATTTCTATTACAAGAGATATTGTTGAAATTGAAGAAACTTTTGCTAAATCAGCCAATATTATTAAAGACAACCAAAAATACGGGATCATTAATTTACCTCAATTTTATGTTAGTTTTGATGATTACGAAGGAGAACGCAATGCGGCTTCGGATGTAGCTAAAGAAGTAGAACGTTTGAAGGAAGAAGGTGCCCAAGGCTTAATTTTAGATTTAAGAGATAACGGTGGGGGATCATTAAAAACGGTAGTTGAAATGGCTGGTTTATTTATAAAAGATGGACCTATTGTTCAAGTACGTTCTAAAGACAATCAACGTGAAATTCATGATGATATTGATGAACGCATTCAATGGGATGGGCCTTTAGTTATCTTAGTCAATGAATTATCGGCTTCAGCTTCAGAGATACTAGCTGCCGCGATGCAAGATTATAAAAGAGCCGTAGTTATAGGCAGTAAACAAACCTTTGGTAAAGGAACGGTTCAAAATGTAATTCCTTTAGACCGGATTGTAAGTAGCAATGAACATGGGGATTTAGGAGCTATAAAATTAACGACCCAAAAATTCTATAGAATTAATGGTGGTTCTACGCAACTAGAAGGTGTAAAATCAGATGTTGTGGTGCCAGATCGTTACAGTTATATTGATATTGGCGAAAGAGATCAACAAAACCCACTAGGTTGGGATAAGATTGAGCCTGCTAATTACAAAACTTGGGATGGGTATATAGATTATGAGGTAACTATTGCGAACAGTTCTAAACGGATGGCAAATAATGCGCAAATAAAATTAATTGAAGAAAACGCCCAATGGTTAAAGTCGCAACAAGACCAAACCATGGTATCTTTAAATTATGCTGATTATAAAAAAGAGGAAGTTGCTGGTAAGGAAAAATCGAAGTACTTTAAAAAGTTATCAGAGTACGACTCTAAGCTTACGTTTGAGTCTTTGAAATATGAGGAAAGCTTGTTTGTTAAAGATGCTGTTTTGAAGGACAAACGCAATGATTGGTATCAAGATTTAGCTAAAGATGTGTATATTGAAGAAGCTGTAAATGTATTGCAGGACTTAAAAAAGCATGAAATCAAAAACGGAAAATACGCAAGTGTAAAAGGCTAA